The Pseudomonas benzenivorans region TCGTGGGACACCAGGATGCTGGTGATGCCCAAGGCATCGTTGAGCAGCCGGATCAGCCGCACCAACACGCCCATGGCGATCGGGTCCTGGCCGACGAAGGGTTCGTCGTACATGAGGATCTGCGGGTCCAGAGCGATCGCCCGGGCCAGCGCCACGCGCCGCTTCATGCCGCCGGACAGCTCATCCGGCATCAGCTCGAAGGCGCCGCGCAGACCGACGGCCTGCAGCTTCATCAGGACGATGTCGCGGATCATCTCCTCGGGCAGCTTGGTGTGTACGCGCAGCGGGAAGGCGACGTTCTCGAACACATCGAGATCGGTGAACAGCGCACCGCTCTGGAACAGCACGCCCATCTGCTTGCGCATGTCGAACAGCTCGCTGCGCGAGAGCGTGGGCAGGTTCACCCCGTTGACCCAGACCTCGCCCTGGCTCGGCCTGAGCTCGGCGGCGATCAGGCGCAGCAACGTGGTCTTGCCGCAGCCGGAGGGCCCCATGATGGCCGTGACCTTGCCACGCGGAATGCGGATATCCACATTCTTGAAAATATCCCGGTCGCCCCGCCGAAAGCTCACGCCTTTCAGCTCGACCGCGTAGTGATTGTCGGCGCTCATCTGGACTCCTTGCGAACAGCCTCCCTGGTAGACGCCCTGCCCCGCTCCGGGGACACCACGCCAGCCGGATGGGCCGAAACAGCCGCGCACTATATCACCGGGCAATTGCCGCGCCCAAGCCACAGGCGGCTCGATGCTGCGGCACTGAGACGGCGACCACAGGATTCGAGGGTGAGCCCGCCACACTTTCCCGCTATAATCGCCGCCTTTTTCCTCGGCACGCCTCGACAATGCTATGAATCAACCCAATGAGCTGATCAAGTCCGCCCAGCGGACCATCCGCCTCGAGCTCGAGGCGGTCGAAGAGCTGCTGCAACGGATCGACGGCGATTTCGTTCGCGCCTGCGAGCTCATCCTGGCCAGCAAGGGCCGGGTGGTGGTGGTCGGCATGGGCAAGTCCGGGCATATCGGCAGCAAGATCGCCGCGACCCTTGCCAGCACCGGCACCACCGCCTTCTTCGTGCACCCGGCCGAAGCCAGCCACGGCGACATGGGCATGATCACCCGCGACGACGTGGTGCTGGCCCTGTCGAACTCGGGCTCGACCGCGGAGATCGTCACCCTGCTGCCGCTGATCAAGCGCCTGGGCATCCGTCTGATCAGCATGACCGGCAATCCCGACTCGCCGCTGGCCAAGGCCGCCGAGGTCAACCTGGACGCCCGCGTGCCGAAGGAAGCCTGCCCGCTGAACCTGGCACCGACCTCCTCCACCACCGCCTCCCTGGTGCTCGGCGACGCCCTGGCCATCGCCCTGCTGGAGGCCCGCGGTTTCACCGCCGAGGACTTCGCCTTCTCCCATCCGGGCGGCGCTCTCGGCCGGCGCCTGCTGCTCAAGGTGGAGAACGTGATGCACGCCGGCGCCAGCCTGCCCCAGGTGCAACGCGGCACCTCGCTACGCGAGGCCCTGCTGGAGATGACCCAGAAAGGCCTGGGCATGACCGTGGTGCTGGAGGCGGACGGCCGCCTCGCCGGCATCTTCACCGACGGCGACCTGCGCCGCACCCTGGATCGCGGCCTCGACGTGCGTGAGGCGCGGATCGACGAAGTGATGACCGCCCACGGCAAGACCGCCCGCCCGGACATGCTCGCCGCCGAGGCCCTGAAGATCATGGAAGACCACAAGATCAACGCCCTGGTGGTGGTCGACACCGACGACCGCCCCATTGGCGCCCTGAACATGCACGACCTGCTGCGTGCCGGAGTGATGTGATGAATCCCGAACTGCAGCAACGCGCCCAGGCGGTGAAACTGGCGATCTTCGACGTGGACGGCGTGCTCACCGACGGCAAGCTGTACTTCCTGGTCGACGGCAGCGAGTTCAAGACCTTCAACACCCTGGACGGCCATGGCATCAAGATGCTCATCGCCTCGGGCGTACGCACCGCCATCATCAGCGGCCGCAAGACCCCGGTAGTCGAGCGCCGCGCGCAGAACCTCGGCATCCAGCACCTGTACCAGGGCCGCGAGGACAAACTGGTGGTGCTCGACGAGCTTCTCGGCGAACTCGGCCTAAGCTATGAACAGGTCGCCTACCTCGGCGACGACCTGCCCGACCTGCCGGTGATCCGCCGGGTCGGCCTGGGCATGGCAGTGGCCAGCGCCGACGGCTTCGTCCGTCAACACGCCCACGGCGTGACCCAGGCCCGCGGCGGAGAAGGCGCCGCCCGCGAATTCTGCGAGCTGATCATGCGCGCCCAGGGCAGCCTCGACGCCGCCCAAGCCGCCTATCTATAGAGTCCACTATGCTGCGCAAACTGCTGAACCTCACCCTGTTCGCCGTCGCCGCCGCCCTGCTGGCCGCCGTCGGCTACTGGAACATCAGCCCCGAGAGCTTCTCCGACAGACCGGCACGGGCCGGCACGGACAACACCATCGATTTCTACGTGATCGGCGCCAACACCCTGCAGTACCAGGCCGACGGCAAGCTGCACTACGAGATGACCACCAGCAAGCTGGAACACATCAAGGCGACCGATATCACCCTGCTGAGCGAGCCTAACCTGCACCTCTATCGTGGTACTCAATACCCCTGGAAGGTCCGCAGCGTGCGCGGCGAGGTCGCCCCCGAGGGCAAGGAAGTCGAGTTGATCGACCAGGTGCGAGTCGAGCGCACCGACGCCAAGGGCCGTCCGACCATCCTCACCACCAGCCGCCTGACCGTATTCCCGGAGAAGGAATATGCGCAGACCCAGCAAGCCGTTAGAATCGACGCGGCCAATGGGGTGACCACGGCGCAAGGAATGAAAGCGTACTTGAACGACGGCAGGATGCTCCTGCAGTCCAACGTAAGAGGCCAGCATGAGGTTCGTTAAAACCCTCCCCCTTCTGCTCAGTTTGAGCGCCGCGCTCGGAAGCGCCTGCGCCTGGGCACTGCCATCGGATCGCGAACAGCCGATCCGCGTGCAAGCCGACAGCGCCGAGCTGGACGACAAACAAGGCGTAGCGGTCTACCGCGGCGACGTCATCATCACCCAGGGCACCCTGAAGATCACCGGCGACACCGTGACCATCACCCAGAATGCCCAGGGCGAGATCGAGATCTTCACCTCGGTAGGCAAGCCCGCCTATTACGAGCAGAAGCCGGCCGCGGACAAGCAGATCGTCCAGGCCTACGGCCTGACCATCCAGTACTTCGCCGCCAGCGAACGCATCGTGCTGATCGACCAGGCCAAGGTGATCCAGGAAGGCAACACCTTCGAAGGCGAGAAGATCGTCTACGACACCCGACGCCAGATCGTCAACGCCGGCCGCGCCACCGGCGCCCAGGTGTCCACGCCGCGACCGCGTATCGATATGGTGATTCAGCCGAAGAACAAACCAGCCGACCAGCAGGCGCAGTGATAATGGCCACATTGAAAGCCCAGCACCTGGCCAAGAGCTACAAGGGTCGCCAGGTCGTCCGCGACGTCAGCCTGAGCATCGACAGCGGACAGATCGTCGGCCTGCTCGGCCCCAACGGCGCCGGCAAGACCACCTGCTTCTACATGATCGTCGGCCTGGTCCGGGCCGACCAGGGCCGGGTACTGATCGACGAGCTCGACGTCAGCCACCAGCCCATGCATGGTCGCGCCCGCGCCGGCATCGGCTACCTGCCGCAGGAGGCCTCGATCTTTCGCAAGCTCAGCGTGGCCGACAACATCATGGCCATCCTCGAGACGCGCAAGGAACTCGATCGCGCCGCGCGGCGCCAGGAGCTGGAAAGCCTGCTGCAGGAATTCCACATCAGCCATATCCGCGACAACCTCGGCATGAGCCTGTCCGGCGGCGAGCGCCGCCGCGTGGAAATCGCCCGCGCCCTGGCCACCGCCCCCAAGTTCATTCTGCTCGACGAACCCTTCGCCGGGGTCGACCCGATCTCGGTCGGCGATATCAAGCAGATCATCCACCACCTCAAGTCCAAGGGCATCGGCGTACTGATCACCGACCACAACGTCCGCGAGACCCTGGACATCTGCGAAACGGCCTACATTGTCAACGACGGCCAGCTGATCGCCGAAGGCAACGCCGACGCCATCCTGGCCAACCAGATGGTCAAAGAAGTCTACCTGGGCCACGAGTTCCGCCTGTAACAGCGGCTTTTCTCGACCGAACAGCAGCTAGCGCTAGGCAAACCACTCGAGACCGGGCATATAATTTGCTTTCCTTGTGGCGCCTCGGCGCCCTGTAGTGGATCGCGCACAGACGCCGGTATAGAAGGTCTGCAATGAAACCATCGCTAGTCCTGAAAATGGGCCAGCAGCTGACGATGACCCCGCAGCTGCAACAGGCCATTCGCCTACTTCAACTGTCTACCCTGGATCTGCAACAGGAGATCCAAGAGGCCCTGGAGTCCAACCCGATGCTCGAGCGCCAGGAAGACGGCGACGACTTCGACAACTCCGACCCCATGGCCGACGGCGCCGACACCCCATCCTCCGCCGACAAGCAAGAAGAGTCCTATCAGGAAGCCGGCTATCAGGAAAGCACGCAGAGCGTGGACAACCTGGAAGACGGCGAGTGGAATGAGCGCATCCCCAACGAACTACCGGTCGACACCGCCTGGGAGGACGTCTACCAGACCAGCGCCAGCAGCCTGCCGAGCAACGATGACGACGAGTGGGACTTCACCACCCGCACCTCCAGCGGTGAGAGCCTGCAGAGCCACCTGCTCTGGCAACTCAACCTGGCGCCGATGTCCGACAAGGACCGCCTGATCGCCACCACCCTGATCGACTGCATCAACGAGCAGGGCTACCTGGAAGAGAGCCTGGAGGAAGTGGTCGAGGCCTTCGACCCGGAGCTGGACATCGAACTGGACGAGGTCGAGGCGGTACTGCACCGCATCCAGCAGTTCGAACCGGCCGGCGTCGCCGCCCGCGACCTGCGCGAATGCCTGCTGCTGCAGCTGCGCCAACTCCCCGCCAAGACCCCCTGGCTGAGCGAGGCCCAGCGCCTGGCAAGCGACTACCTCGACCTGCTCGGCAGCCGCGACTACAGCCAGCTGATGCGCCGCACCAAGCTCAAGGAAGACGAGCTGCGCCAGGTCATCGAACTGATCCAGAGCCTCAACCCGCGGCCCGGCTCGCAGATCCAGTCCGGCGAGCCGGAGTACGTGGTGCCCGACGTCATCGTACGCAAGCACAACGAGCGCTGGCTGGTGGAGCTGAATCAGGAAGCCATGCCCCGCCTGCGGGTCAACCCGCAGTACGCCGGCTTCGTCAAACGCGCCGACTCCAGCGCCGACAACACCTTCATGCGCAACCAGTTGCAGGAGGCGCGCTGGTTCATCAAGAGCCTGCAGAGCCGCAACGAGACCCTGATGAAGGTCGCCACCCAGATCGTCGAACACCAGCGCGGCTTCCTCGACTACGGCGACGAGGCGATGAAGCCGCTGGTGCTGCACGACATCGCCGAAGCCGTGGGCATGCACGAGTCGACCATCTCGCGGGTCACCACGCAGAAATTCATGCACACCCCGCGCGGCATCTACGAACTGAAATACTTCTTCTCCAGCCACGTCAGCACCGCCGAAGGGGGCGAATGCTCATCCACCGCCATCCGCGCGATCATCAAGAAACTGGTGGCCGCGGAAAATGCAAAAAAGCCGTTGAGCGACAGCAAGATCGCTGGTTTACTGGAGGCACAGGGCATTCAAGTGGCCCGCCGTACGGTCGCCAAATACCGTGAGTCCCTCGGTATAGCGCCCTCCAGTGAGCGCAAGCGGTTGGTGTAAGGCGACACTCAAAGGAAGACCGATCAACAAACAGAACCCGACCCAGCCAAGCCTTCCCCTAAACGGCCCGCGTAACCGGCCCAGGGAGCCCCATGCCGGAGTCGCTGTTGATGAGTCTTCCACGCCAAGGTGTTCCCGCGGCAGGCTCGACAGCCTGCCTCATAAACACGGCAACAAGGAGAAAGCGGTATGCAAGTCAACATCAGTGGACATCAGCTGGATGTGACCGACGCCCTGCGCGACTACATCGACGAGAAACTCAATCGACTGGAGCGCCATTTCGACAAGATCACCAACGTGCAGGTCACCATGGAGGTCGAGAAGCTTAAGCAGAAGATCGAAGCGACCCTGCACATCGCCGGCGGCGAAGTGGTCGCCAACGCCGAGCATGACGACATGTACGCCGCCATCGACCTGCTCACCGACAAACTCGACCGACAACTCATCAAGCACAAGGAAAAGCAGCTCGAACGCCAGCAGGGCGCCATGGCCCGCTGACCTCGCTCACCTCCCATGATCCGACTCGAAAACATCCTGACCCCCGGCCGTTCCCTGGTGAACGTGCCGGGCGGCAGTAAGAAGCGCGTACTCGAACAGATTGCCAACCTGGTGGCACGCGAGCTGCCCGAGCTGGACGGCCAGGACATCTTCGAAAGCCTGATCGCCCGCGAAAAGCTCGGCTCCACCGGCTTCGGCAACGGCATCGCCATCCCGCACTGCCGCCTGCCCGGCTGCAGCGCGCCGATCAGCGCTCTGCTGCGCCTGGATGCGCCGGTCGACTTCGACGCCATCGACGGCGCTCCGGTCGACCTGCTGTTCGTCCTGCTGGTACCCGAGGCGGCCACCGACGAGCACCTGGAACTGCTGCGCCAGATCGCCAGCATGCTCGACCGCAGCGACGTGCGCGAGCGCCTGCGTCAAGCACAAGGCAGCGACTCCCTGTATCAGGTCGTGGTGGACATACAAAGCAGCCGTTAGGACTCCCTCATGCGCCTGATCATCGTCAGCGGTCGCTCCGGCTCCGGCAAAAGCACCGCCCTCGATGTCCTCGAGGACAACGGCTTCTATTGCATCGACAACCTCCCCGCCGGCCTGCTCCCGGAACTGGCCGAGCGCGCCCTGCTGCACACCGAGCTGCTGCATCCCCAGGTGGCGGTCTCCATCGATGCCCGCAACCTGCCCAGCCAGCTCAAGCGCTTCCCCGAACTGCTCGCCGAAGTCCGCAGCCGCCATATCCAGTGCGACGTGCTCTACCTGGATGCCGACGAGGAGACCCTGCTCAAGCGCTTCTCCGAGACGCGCCGGCGCCACCCCCTGACCAACGCGCAGCGCTCGCTGGCCGAGGCCATCGCCGACGAGAGCCAGCTGCTCGGGCCGATCATCGACCTGGCCGACCTGAAGGTCGACACCACCCACCTCAACCTCTACCAGTTGCGCGACAGCCTCAAGCTGCGCCTGCTCAACCAACCGGAACCGGGCACCGCCTTCCTGGTCGAGTCCTTCGGTTTCAAGCGCGGCATGCCGGTGGATGCCGACCTGGTGTTCGACGTGCGCTGCCTGCCCAACCCCTACTGGAAGCCCGACCTGCGCGACTATTCCGGCCTCGACCAGCCGGTGGCCGAGTACCTGGCGGCCCAGGCCGATGTCGAGGAGATGTTCCAGGACATCCTCGCCTACCTGAACAAATGGCTGCCGCGCTTCGCCGCCAGCAACCGCGCCTATGTCACGGTGGCCATCGGCTGCACCGGCGGCCACCACCGCTCGGTGTACCTGGCCAATCGCCTGGGTGATACCCTGAAGCCCACCTTGAAGAACGTTCAGGTTCGCCACCGCGACCTCAGCTAAGGAAACACCGCAATGCCCTCCCGCGAAATCACCATCATCAACAAGCTGGGCCTGCACGCGCGTGCCGCGGCCAAGTTTGTCGGCGTGGCCGGCCGCTATCCCTGCAAGGTCAAGGTCGGCCGCGCCCCGGAGAGCCTGGTGGACGGCAAGAGCATCATGGCGGTGATGATGCTGGCCGCCGGCAAGGGTACGCCGATCCACCTGCACACCGAAGGCGAGCAGGATCACGATGCCCTGGAGGCGCTGGTCGAACTGATCAACAACTACTTCGACGAAGGCGAATAGCCAGGCGCCCAATAAAAAGAGGGGCTGCCCGTTGCCGCGGGCAGCCCCTCTTGCGTTGCGCGGTCGGCCGTCAGCTGCCGGCCACCGTCATGCGCTCGATCAGCACCGAGCCGGTGCGGATATTGCTGCGCAGCTCCAGATCGCTGCCCACCGCGACTATCTGCCTGAACATGTCGCGCAGGTTGCCGGCGATGGTCACTTCCTGCACCGGGAACTGGATCTCGCCATTCTCCACCCAGTAGCCGCCGGCGCCACGCGAGTAGTCGCCGGTGACCAGGTTCAGGCCGTGCCCCATCAGCTCGGTGACCAACAGGCCACGGCCCATGCGCTTGAGGAGCGCCTGCTGGTCCTCGTCGCCGTGGCTGACGAACAGGTTGTACACGCCACCGGCGTTGGCCGTGCTGGGCATGCCCAGCTTGCGTCCGGAATAGGTGCCCAGCACGTAGGACAGCAGCTCACCGCCCTCGACGAAGGACTTCGCGTAGGTCGCCAGGCCGTCGCCGTCGAACGCCGCGCTGCCCAGAGCACGCGGGATGTGCGGACGCTCGTCGAGCTTGAGCCACTCGGGGAACAGCTGCTGCCCCAAGGCGCCTTCGAGGAAGGACGACTGGCGATAGAGGTTGCCGCCGGAAATCGCCGACAGGAAATGGCCGAACAGCCCGGTGGCCGACTCGGCGGAGAACAGCACCGGCACCTCGCAGGTCGGCACCGGCCGCGCGCCCAGGCGACTGACTGTACGCTGCGCGGCGCGGCGACCGATATCGGCGGCATCGGTCAGCAACTCGCCCTGGCGATTGACGTCGTACCAGTAGTCGCGCTGCATCTGCCCGCCCTCCTCGGCGATCATCACGCAGCTCAGGCTGTGCCGGGTGCTGGCGTAGCCGCCGACGAAACCATGACTGTTGCCGTACACCCGGCAACCCTGATGGGTATTGAGGGTGGTGCCATCGGCATTCTTGATCCGCGGATCCTCGGCGAAGGCCGCCGCCTCGCAGCGCAGCGCCTGCTCGATGGCCTGCTCCGGACTGATCGCCCAGGCGTGATAGAGGTCCAGTTGCGGCAGCTCACGGGCCATCAGCGCGGCATCGGCCAACCCGGCGCACTCGTCTTCGGAGGCATGCTTGGCGATGGCCAGGGCCGCCGCCACGGTCTCGCGAATGGCCGCCTCGCCGCTGGCCGAGGTACTGGCCGAGCCCTTGCGCTGGCCGACATAGAGGGTAATGCCGAAGCCCTGGTCGCGGTTGAACTCGACCGTCTCCACCTCGCCGCGACGCACGCTGGTGGACAGCCCCTGCTCCACCGATACGGCCACCTCGCAGGCGCTGGCGCCCTGCCGTTTGGCCTCGGCTATGATCTGCTCGACCTGGGCCTGCAACTGCGGCACGGCGGCGGGGCCGACCCCTTCTACTGCACTCATAAACACTCCTAAGCGATGGGCGACAAGCTAGGTCCCGCATGGACCGGACGCTTGCGGCCGGAAACTTGCTGCTATCATGACGGCGTTTTCCACTGGACCACCCCCATGCCCGAATACCTTGACGACTTCTCCGGCGAGAAGAGCAAATCCCAGGTCAAACGCGAGCTGCATGCCCTGCAAGACCTGGGGCAGCGCCTGACCACCTTAAAGCCCGACCTGCTGAACAAGCTACCCCTGACCGATGCCCTGCGCCGCGCCCTGGCCGAGGCGCCGAAACACACGGCCAATGTGGCGAAGAAGCGCCATATCCAGTTCATCGGCAAGCTGATGCGCGAGCAGGACATCGACGCCATCACCCACCTGCTCGATCAGCTGGACGCCTCCACGCGCCAGTACAACGAACGCTTCCACAACCTGGAACGCTGGCGCGACCGCCTGCTGGGCGGCAGCGACGAGACCCTGGAAGCCTTCGTCGGCGACTACCCCCAGGCCGATCGCCAGCACCTGCGCCAGCTGATCCGTCAGGCCCAGCACGAAGCGGCGCAGAACAAGGCGCCGGCCGCCGCACGCAAGATCTTCAAGTACATCCGCGAACTGGACGAAAGCCAGCGCGGGCTGCGTTAAGTCTGCCGTGACGCTGGGTCACGCCTTCGGCTAAACCACCCTACGCCCCCGTGCCACCTACGGTGATCGCATCGATCCTCAGGGTCGGCTGGCCGACGCCCACCGGCACCGACTGGCCGTCCTTGCCACAGGTGCCGACGCCGCTGTCCAGGGCCAGGTCGTTGCCGACCATCGACACCCGGCTCATGGCTTCCGGGCCGTTGCCGATCAGGGTGGCGCCCTTGACCGGCGCGGTGATCCTGCCGTCCTCGATCAGGTAGGCCTCGCTGGTGGAGAAGACGAACTTGCCGCTGGTGATGTCGACCTGGCCGCCGCCGAGGTTGGCACAGTAGATGCCCTTCTTCACCGAGCGGATGATCTCCTCCGGGTCGCTCTCGCCGGCCAGCATGTAAGTGTTGGTCATGCGCGGCATCGGCAGGTGCGCGTAGGACTCGCGACGGCCGTTGCCGGTGCAGGCCACGCCCATCAGGCGAGCGTTCAGCTTGTCCTGCATATAGCCCTTGAGCACGCCGTTCTCGATCAGCGTGGTGCATTCGGTGGGCGTGCCCTCGTCGTCCATGCTCAGGGAGCCGCGGCGCTCGGCCAGGGTACCGTCGTCGACGATGGTGCATAGGCTGGAGGCGACCTTCTCGCCCAGGCGGCCGCTGTAGGCGGAGCTGCCCTTGCGGTTGAAGTCGCCCTCCAGGCCATGGCCGACCGCCTCGTGCAGCAGCACCCCGGACCAGCCGGCCCCCATCACCACCGGCATGCTGCCGGCCGGCGCGGCGACCGCCTCGAGGTTGACCAGGGCCTGGCGCAACGCCTCGCGGGCGTAGCCCATGGCCCGGTCCTCGGCGAGGAAATAGCGGTAATCGGTGCGCCCGCCGCCGCCGTGGCCGCCGCGCTCGCGGCGGCCGTTCTGCTCGACGATGACGCTGACATTGAAACGCACCAGCGGACGCACATCGCTGCCCAGGCTGCCGTCGCTGGCCGCCACCAGCACCCGGTCCCAGACCCCGGCCAGGCTCACCGTGACCTGCTTGATGCGCGGGTCGAGGGCACGGGTGGCCTGGTCGATGCGCTGGAGCAGCTCGACCTTCTGCGCCCGGTCGATCACGTCCAGCGGGTTGTCCGGGGCATACAGGGCACTGACCAGTGGATTGCTGAAGGCCAGCACCCGGCCCTGCTGACCGGCCCGGGCGATCGAGCGGGCCGCGCCCGCGGCCTGGCCCAGTGCCTCGGGCGTGATCGCATTGCTGTAGGCGAAACCGGTCTTCTCGCCGGACTGGGCGCGCACGCCGACACCCTGGTCGAGGTTGAAACTGCCCTCCTTGACGATGCCATCCTCCAGCACCCAGGTTTCGGAGACCTGGCTCTGGAAATACAGGTCGGCGGCGTCGATACCCGGGCCGGCCAGCTCGCCCAGCACCCTGGGCAGGTGGTCGAGGCTCAGGCCGCCTGGGGACAACAGGTGCTCGCTGACGGACATCAACATCTGGCTCATAACTGCATCATCTCGTTCATGACTGTTCCGAATCTGGCAACCGCGGGTCGGCCGCGGCGAAAAATCGTTTGTGCCGGGCCACCGGCATGCGCTGGCGGATCGCCGCCTGCTCGGCGGCATCGCGGGGCGCCAGCAGCACGGCCTCGCCGCTGGCCTGCTCGGCAAGGATACGCCCCCAGGGGTCGACGATAGCCGAGTGGCCATGGGTCTCGCGGCCACCCGGATGAGTGCCGCCCTGATCGGCGGCCAGCACATAACACTGGGTCTCGATGGCCCGGGCACGGATCAGCACCTGCCAATGGGCGGCGCCGGTAACCGCGGTGAAGGCCGAGGGCGCGCTGATCAGTTCGGCGCCCGCCTCGCGCAGGGCCCCATAGAGTTCAGGGAAACGCAGGTCGTAACACACCGTCAAACCCAACCGCCCAACGGGCGTGTCGGCCACCACCACCCGCGCGCCATGGGCGTAGTCGTCGGACTCGCGATAGCGGCCGCGGCTGTCGCTCACATCCACGTCGAACAGGTGCAGCTTGTCGTAACGCGCCACTCGCTGGCCCTGCTCGTCGATCAGCAGCGAGCAGGCATGGGCCTTGGCCTCGGGCTGGCCGTCCGGCGGCAAGGGAATGGTGCCGGCGACTATCCATAGCCGCAGGTCGCGTGCGGTCTGTTGCAACCAGGGCAGGATCGGCCCCTCGCCGAGCGCCTCGCGGCGTCCCAGGGCGGCGAGGTCACGACGCCCCATGGCGGCGAAGTTCTCCGGCAGCACCGCCAGGCGCGCCCCGGCCTGCGCCGCCTGTTCCAGGCGCTGCCGGGCACTGGCCAGGTTGGCGAGCACATCGTCCTGGCTGACCAGCTGAATCACGGCGAGGGTCATGGCCTCTCCATCTCGGGGACTCTATCGGTTACCCAGCTTACAAGCCTCGGCCTCGGCCTGCATGGCCGGCCCGGGCTTATTGCGGCTTTTCAAAGGGTTTGTCGAAGGTGATCTTGGGGTCCGCCAGGTCTCCCTCGACGTCGTATTGCACGCTGGCGAAGCGCGCCACTCGGTCGCCGAGCAACTTGTCGACCACGAACAGCGCGCCGCCTATGGCCGGCGCACCGACGATCAGCGCGGCCAGCGGCAGGTTGTTGGTCACCGGCAGCGTCACCAGCAACTTGGCGTCGATCTGCTGGTTGACCATGTTCAGGGTGCCATCCAGCTCCAGGTTGCTGGACGGACCGGTCAGGGTGATCGGTTCACGGGTGACGAACACCCCGTCGGTGGCGGCCAGCAGGCCCTTGACCCGGTCATAGCTCAGGCCCTTGCCGAGCAGGTCGGAGAAGTCCAGGCGCAGGCGCCGGCCGATGGAGTTGAAGTTGAGCAGGCCGAACACCCGCAGTGCCGACGCCGAGCCCTGCACCTCGGCGAACTGCCCCTTGCGCAGCACCGCATCCATGCTGCCGGAGAAGCGCTTGAGACTGGCCCAGGCCGGCGAGCCCGGCCAGCGCCCGTCGACATCCAGACGGAAGCGCTCGCTGCTGGCCGTCGGCGCATAGCCCCAGGCCAGCAACACCTTGGCCAGGTCCCGGCCCTGCAGGCGGCCCTTGTACCAACTGGCGCTGGCGCCCGGTGCGCCCTCCCAGCCGGCGCTGCCATCGAGCTGCAGGCCCTTGAGCTGCAGCCGCAGATCGTCGAAGCGCACGCCGTTCGGACTCGGCCGCGCCTTCAGCGACCAGGCCCCCAGCAGCTCCTCGCCTTGCAAGACCCGGTCGACCTGCACGTCCAGGGCCGGAATCTGCCGCGGGTCGAGGTTCTGCAGCGGGTCGGGCTTGTCGACGGCCACTGCGGTCTTCGGCTCGGCCGGCGGCAGGCGCAGGTAGTCCAGGCTGACCGCGATCGGGGCGGTGTCCGCGTCCGGCAGTCGCACCTGCCCCTTGAGCGTCTGGCTGTCCAGGCTCAGGGCCCAACCGGCGTCGGCGCGCCCGAGGCGCACGGCGAGATCGTCCAGGCTGCCGCCGAAACCCGTGAAGCGGGCGATCTGCAGCTGCGCATCCTTGAACAGTTGCTGAGCGTCGTCCTGCGCCAGGCTTCGATAAGGCTGCAAGACGGCCTGCCAGGCGGCCCAGTCCAGCTCGGACAGCCGCCCGCGCAGGCGCAGCCCCTTGGCCGTCGGCAACAACGCCGGGCCATCGCCCAGGCGCAGTTCGCCGCGCCCCTCTCCCGGATTGTCCGCAGGGGCGGCGAAGGACAGGCTGGCCAGCTCGGCATAGTCCAGCCAGTAGCGGCGCTCGGCGCCGCCCAGGGTCAT contains the following coding sequences:
- a CDS encoding carbon-nitrogen hydrolase family protein; its protein translation is MTLAVIQLVSQDDVLANLASARQRLEQAAQAGARLAVLPENFAAMGRRDLAALGRREALGEGPILPWLQQTARDLRLWIVAGTIPLPPDGQPEAKAHACSLLIDEQGQRVARYDKLHLFDVDVSDSRGRYRESDDYAHGARVVVADTPVGRLGLTVCYDLRFPELYGALREAGAELISAPSAFTAVTGAAHWQVLIRARAIETQCYVLAADQGGTHPGGRETHGHSAIVDPWGRILAEQASGEAVLLAPRDAAEQAAIRQRMPVARHKRFFAAADPRLPDSEQS